Sequence from the Thermococcus nautili genome:
TTACGAAGCTCGCCGAAACGTCTTTGACGAGGATTCCGCACCACCTGTCACCAGCGTTCACCGTAAAGTTCTCCAGAACGTATGGGTCGTTTGGAGTTCCTGAACCGGAAATCAGCCAGTCGTAGGCGGAGAAGCCCTCGTTGCCCTCTATCGTGATGGGAGGAAGAACAGTAACGTTGCTAAAGAATCCCAGTGGATAGTCATCCCTGTTTTCGGAGTCAATTATGTACGGAACGTCGCCCACCCCATCGCCGTTGGCATCAGAACCGTAATAGTCGCTCCAGTAGTTGCCGAGGTAGTTAGTGAACTGAGAACCGGGAACGATGATAGTCCCGTTAACGTAATCGTAGGAAATCTGCTGGGGAGAGTGCCAGATGGCCAGGGAGTTATCAGCAATTACGTTTTGGTCATTTTTAAAGACGTTGAGGTAGAAGACGTTGCCGGTCGAGTTGTACATGTAAATGCCAGTCCAAGAACTGTTGACAACCGTGTTGTTAACAAAAGTATTGTTGTAAACCTCCCAAAGCCAGAAACCCTTCACGTTGCCAACCATTACGTTGTCCTCGACGATAGAATCGTGAACGCCGTACCTGAGAGCAACCCCAACGTTGGTGTTTTCCATCCTGTTGCCCGCGATGACGAGTCCCGTTGAATTGTCGGCCTGAAGGGAACCTCCAGAACTGTTGGCAAAGACGTTCGAGAGGAGCCGTCCGTTACTGGAGGAGTAAACCTCAACACCGTTGTAGGTGGCGTTGAGGAACCTGTTGGATTGAACGGTAAAGTTCGTCAAGTTTTGAACGACGAGCCCCTGCCTGAGAAGGTCAGAGATGGCGTTTCCTGAGATGCTAACGTTGACGGAATCAATCGCGACAACGCCAGCGCCCACGCCGTAAACAACGTTTCTCTCAATCCTGGAGTTATGTGATTTGGAGAACAGGTAGATTCCATTATTCACTTTTGTGACCGTGTTGTTGACCGCAACAGTGCCGGGAGATTCATAGACACTAATTCCCTGAGATGTTAAGATGTTGCCATGTTCAACGTAGTTCCCCGCGAGCAAGTTTCCAGGCGAAAACTGAAGTTGAATACCGTCCTCACCCGTATTAACTATCCTGTTACCAGTAACAACGTTGAGTGTGGAGTTCCAGACGTAGACACCGTCTCCACGGAGAACGTTGTGAATTTCGTTGTTGGATACGTTGTTTTTGTCGGCGCGGTTCAGAGAAATCCCGCTGTAGAGGTTCCCGTCCAGAAAGTTCCCCGCGACGGTGACGTTGGAGACGTTATCACGTAGATATATACCGAACTGGTTTCCAATAAGGGTATTGTTTTCGACGGCCATTTCGAAGACATTTCTAACCAAAAGAATCCCTTCTCCACCGTTGTTTGTGATTTGGTTGCCGTAGATAGCCCCTCCAAAGGTATCGTGGACGTACACACCCTGTGAGGTAGCGTTGGCTATGCTGTTGTCGTGAATCACCGTGTAATTGCCCCAACCGACTCCGATGCCATAGCCCCTGTTATTAACAAGGGATATCCTGTTGTAGGCAATCTCCGTCTCGGGAGTATACCCCAGGTACACGCCCCCGCTGGTTACGTTGAATATTGTGTTATTCAGTATCCGGTTCCCACTTCCCGCAGACCACATATAAACACCAAAGCTGGAAGTATCGTGGAGATAGTTCCCGACGAGAACGTTGTTGGAAGCGTTTTCGTTCAGCTGTATGCCATAACGCCCAGAGAAAACCTCGTTTTCAGAAACCACGTTCATGTGAGAGGCCGTCAGGGCTATTCCACTGTAGTTAACGTTGTATATGATGTTGTTGAGAATCCTGTTACCCTCCGGGCCGTACCGGAGGTAAACTCCATAGGCCATGTTTCTCATAACGTTCCCCGACACCGTGTTGTTGGCGTGGAGGCCCTTCTCCAGGAGAACACCGTACCAGACTATGTTCTCGAAGGTGTTGTTGGAAACAACTATATTGCTGCTGGCTCCAAGGCCTGTAAAGTTCGTTAGCACAACGCCAGCCCCGGAATCGTGAAAGTAGTTGTTGACTATAAGCCCGCGCGAAGAGTTCTCAACGCGAACGCCATCGTTGGTGACGTTGCCGAGGTCAGAGAACTCGATGACGAAGTTGCTAACGTTTTCGAGGTAGATGCCGTAGTAGGAACCGAACACGGTAACGTTCCTTATGACAAAGTGGGCCCTTACATTTCGTATTTCAATCCCTGCCTGACTTCCAGAGGCGTTTATAACCCAGTTCGCGATTATGTATGGATTTTCCTCGGTTCCATTGCCCCCAAGAACAACGTCGGACGATGCGAGCTCGGAGTCCCCGTTTATAACAACGGGGGAGTGGTTCCAACTCGGGGAATTCGCGGACACGAACGCCATTGGTGGGAAAATTGCAAAGAGGGCAATTGCCACCAGCAACAGGGAAACTAATTTTTTCATCCCGTTCCCCCCGCTTGACGCCTTATCAACCCCATGCCGGATTTTAGTTTACATGATTACAGCATTAATTTTGTAGTATTTCCAAGAAATTATATAAGACTTATGTCCATGCAAAAGTTGAATAGCCCAAAGGGAGCGCTGGAACGTATCAAGTTATTAATTTTGAAATCCCAAAAAGACCAGAGGGAAGGTAAGAACAGAGAACAGAAAGGGCGAAGACTCACACGAACATCGTTTTCAGGACATCGGCGCAACCGCACTTCCTCTCTTCCGGAATCCTCGGGATGCCCTTCTTAAGCAACTCCTGAACCTTGTAGTTGTTCTCGGCCATGACCTTGAGGACCTCCTGGGCATCAACCGGCTTGTCGGCCCAGACGTCGTAGTCGGTGACCGTTGCGATGTTCACGTAGCACATTCCGAGCTCCCTAGCTAGGTTTATCTCGGGGACGAGCGTCATTCCGATGATGTGGGCGTACTGGCGGAACATGAAGCTCTCGGCGCGCGTTGAGAACCTCGGCCCCTCGATGCAGACATAGGTGCCCTTCTCGTGGACCGGGAAGCCGAGCTCCTTGGCAGTCTCGTAGAAGATTTTCCTCATCTCGGGGCAGAAGGGGTCGGCCATCGATACGTGGGCCACGCGCGGGCCGTTGTAGAAGGTGTAGTCGCGCTTCTTCGTGAAATCGATGAACTGGTCGGTTATGACTATGTCACCCGGCTTGTACTCCTCGCGGAGCGAGCCAACTGCCGTAACGCCGATTACGCGCTCGACACCGAGCTCCTTGAGCGCCCAGATGTTCGCGCGGTATGGAACCTCATGGGGCGGGAACTCGTGGTGCTTGCCGTGCCTCGGTATGAATGCCACCTCAACGCCCTCGATTTCGCCGATTTCCACCGGAGCCGAGGGCCTGCCGTAGGGCGTGTGAACCTTGACCGTCTCCTTCGGCTCGAAGACGCCGTAGACCCCGGAACCACCTATGATACCTATCCTCGGCATGGTCATCACCGTGTTAAATGCTCGCTCCACTCATATAAGGGTTGCCTTTCCAGTGGAAACGAAGGGCGGAAACTTTAATAACCTTTGGGAACTAAATATTCCGGGGGTGGTGAGATGGAGGAGAAACCAGTCAAGCTCGTCCTGCCGGAGGTAAAGAACCCGATATTCATCGAGGGTTACCCTGGAATAGGCCTCGTGGGTCACATAGCGGGCAACTTCCTGGCTAAAGAACTCGGAATGGAGATGATAGGCTACGTCGAGAGCCCGTTCATCCCGCCGATGAGCATAGTCCTCGAGGGGAAGCCCAACCCACCGCTCCGCTTCTACGGCAAGGACAACGTAATCGTGGCCATAGCGGACATCTACGTCCCCCCGACGCTCGTTAACGAGATAGCAAAGGAACTCGCGAGCTACCTCAGCGAGATGAAGGCCGAGAAGGTAATCTCCATCGGCGGAATCGGCATAGGCTTCTTCAAGGAGAAGATGGAAGTGTGGGGCGTCGGCGCGAGGGAAGAGCTTAACAGGGAGCTCGAAGAGGCCGGAGCGAAGATACTCCAGTACGGCTCGATTATGGGGATGAGCGGAAAGCTCCTCTGGGAGGCCGGCAAGAGAGGGCTGAACGCCTACGTGCTCCTCGGCGAGACGTTCGGAGACAGACCCGACCCTAGGGCCGCTGCCAACGTCATCGAGGTCCTCAAGAAGCTCACGCCTATTGACGTCTCGACGGAACCGCTCATCAAGGAGGCGGAGATGATTGAGGAACAGCTCAGGAAGATGCACGAGCAGATGGAGCAGGCGAGGAAGAAGGAGATGAAGCAGTACGAGAGCCTCTACCTCTGACCTCCTCTCCGCCCCAAAGGACGGAGGCCCTCAACATGAGGACTTCGGTTGCGGTAAACCGCATATGGGTCGGCCAGAGACCCATCCACCCAACGGATATACCGCTAGGTATCATCAATACCAACTACATGCAAACCTTAATAAACTTTGTGGTAGTAGTAATAATAATGTGTGGCATAAAACTCACACAAACTTTCAAGTTGATGAAGCCAAACAAGAGAAAAAGGGAGTTGTTGGACGCAACTATTGAAAGGTTCAAAGAGTGCGTTAATGCTTGGATTTCAGAAATTGAACAGCTTGGCGAATACCCAACGAGGAAAAACGTCCACTCATTTGCATATAAAAAAATCCGAGAGCAATTCAAAGACCTACATTCTAACGTGGTTCAAGAGGCTATGAACAGAGCCATTGAGGTTTATAGGGCTTGGCTTAAGACAAAAGGACAAAAACCTGTTTTCACAGCAGACGTTGTTTCGTTTAAGAACGTTGATGTTAAAATTGACAGACACTTCATCAACGTTCCGTTAATCAATAAAGAACGGGTTTGGTTGCCAATGCATGTCCCTAAAAAGCTCAGAAAGTTCCTCAAGATGAAGCACGGCAGGGTCCAAATTTCAAAAGTCGATGACGAATACTACGCCCAAATTAGCTTTGAGGTTCCAGAGCCAAAACCATATGAACCAAAAGGCTGGCTTGGTGTAGATATCGGGATTAACCACATTGTCGTAATCTCGGACGACAAGGGAAAAATAAATAAGTTCTATGACAACGCAATTGCATGGAAAAAGAGTGTTGAATACCGTAGGGCAAGATTGCAGTTTCTTAAGGATAAACGAACAAAGAAGGGGGCTTGGAGAATTCTCAAACGACTTTCCCACAAGGAGAAGAACAAGATGGCTTACATAAACCACAAGATAGCAAAGGAGATTGTTGAACTAGCCAAGCACTATCACTATGGCATCGCCATTGAGAATCTTAAGGGGATTAGGCATCATTACAACGCCAAAAGGCACAGAAAGAGGCTCCATAAGTGGGCATATGGAGACTTGATCGATAAAATTGTCTATAAGGCCAAATTAAACGGAGTTCCAGTAGTTTTTGTTGATCCGAGAAATACCTCAAGGACTTGTTCCAAATGCGGGTATTTGGTTGAGAAGGGGGTCAAAGGGAGATGGTTTAGATGTCCAAAATGTGGTTTTCAATTGGATCGGGATTTGAATGCGGCAAGAAATATTGCAAAGCGGGCTTTCCGCCTCGCCCCCTGGGGGGCTTCCAGCTCACAAAGGAGGTGGTAGCATGGAGGCGGTAATCCTCGCTGGAATCGCGAGACGGGTTTTGGACGAGCTCCTGAGGAATCCATACCGAACGATAGAGCTCAGAAGCGCGAGGAACGTTTTGGCCATCGAGGAGGCGATAGACGAGGCCCTCAGGCTGTTCCTCACCTACGACCCCTTCGACGACGTCTCCACTGGAACCGAAGGTCTCCTCGCGGAGCTGATAGAGGCCAAAGAGCTTGAGACGAGGGTTCCCTGGGAGGAGAGCGATGAGAGAGAAATCACCGTCTGCAGGGCAAAGGTGAAGCTGGTCGGCCTCGGACGGGTTGTGGAGGTCGAGAGAAGGGACGGAATCCTCGTGGCGAGGGTTAGGGAACTATTCCCACACGAGATGAGCATGGGCTAAAACAGCTTGAGCTGTTTTCCCCTCGATTTCCTGCCCCTCTTTGGCGGTTCGAGCTTCCTGAACTCAAGGCCCTCCTTTTCGAGCAGTTTTTTGGCGCCGGAGGTGAGCGAAGGGGCAACTAAAATACCCCTGACGTTCTCGTGCTCCTCGCGGAGGGTTTCGACGTAGCGCTTGAGCTGGCTGACCGCATGCAAATCCGCCCTCCTGCGCTTCAACTCGAGAACGACGAGGTTTCCGTCTTTGTCAACGCCGAGAACATCAACGATGCCGTGCTTAATCGGCTTCTCTCGGTAGAGGGGCTTAAAGCCGGGCTCTATAACCTCGGGATTCTCGAAGATGAGCTCGGCCATCTCGGCCTCGCTACCCGTCAAAGCGAGCTCCTCGTAATCCTCTGCGTGGAAGACGGTGATTAGGTAAACTTCCTCAAGCTCGACCTCCAGCGTTTCCCTCGGCTTTCTCCTGACCGAGACGAGAACGGGCTTTTCGCGGAGCTCCAGCCTAACCACACTCCCCGGCGGTTGCCAGTTAACGGGTTCGCGCTTCTCCTTCTGGTGTATGAGGAAAGAGCCGTCGGGCTTGACGATTATCACCCTGTCGCCGGGGCCGAGCTCACTCTTTGCCCGGCCATCGTAGTGAACCCGACAGCGGGCGAAGATAGTAAGCACTCCCTCGGAGGAAACTGCCGAATCGACGAGGAGCTTTATTTCCTCTGGAGACGGGTTCTCTCTGAGCTCAACCTTGGGCATGGAGAAGAGTTTGAAGGGCCGTTTATAAAGCTTACAAGAAATATCACCATCTTTTAGCATCAGAAGATAAGCCCGCAGAGGAACGTCCCCAAAATGGAGAATCAAAAACGGAGGAGTGCTGAAATGGAGGAACTATAGCGAGTGCAGTTGGATAAAAACCTTTACAAGCAGAGGGGCGATGGCAAGAGCAATAATCAGGAGCAGTAAGAGGCCAAGTCTTCTCCTCTTGGGCAGAATTAGAATTCCGATAATGCCATACAGAGCGTTCAGAGCAGAGAGCAACAGGAGGTTCTTGCACAGATAATTATCCGTACAAACCTTCAAAAGTGGCCGTACTACTGTGATGTTAAAGGCCCAGGGATACCCTGACATTAAACGAACAAGGACAAGAAAAGCGCCGGAGAGTAGCGAGAGCAGTAGGGCCTTCTCAAAGGAATGGGAAAGCCGTCTTCCGGTAAGGAGCTCGTAGAGTATCAAAGCCGTCCCCAAAACAGATATCAGCATAGAAATCATTAGCAAAAGTCCAATAGAGGAAAGTACAAGATAAACGGCAACGGTAAAAATAGTCCCTTTCTTAACCCCGAATGCAAGGACTGCAGTGCTGAAAACGCCCCACATTGCAACGATGTTAAAGATGTCCCTCGTTGAATCACCGATGATTTTAGGGTCGACTTCATTTAAAACCCTTGGTAGCTCTCTGAACTCAAACCGGTATCCAGCTTTTTTCAGCAGTCTTCCAACAAAGAGAGCAACAATAACCAGAGTTATAAAATAGGAAACCACAGTAATCAGCAACC
This genomic interval carries:
- a CDS encoding proteasome assembly chaperone family protein; translated protein: MEEKPVKLVLPEVKNPIFIEGYPGIGLVGHIAGNFLAKELGMEMIGYVESPFIPPMSIVLEGKPNPPLRFYGKDNVIVAIADIYVPPTLVNEIAKELASYLSEMKAEKVISIGGIGIGFFKEKMEVWGVGAREELNRELEEAGAKILQYGSIMGMSGKLLWEAGKRGLNAYVLLGETFGDRPDPRAAANVIEVLKKLTPIDVSTEPLIKEAEMIEEQLRKMHEQMEQARKKEMKQYESLYL
- a CDS encoding S-methyl-5'-thioadenosine phosphorylase, with amino-acid sequence MPRIGIIGGSGVYGVFEPKETVKVHTPYGRPSAPVEIGEIEGVEVAFIPRHGKHHEFPPHEVPYRANIWALKELGVERVIGVTAVGSLREEYKPGDIVITDQFIDFTKKRDYTFYNGPRVAHVSMADPFCPEMRKIFYETAKELGFPVHEKGTYVCIEGPRFSTRAESFMFRQYAHIIGMTLVPEINLARELGMCYVNIATVTDYDVWADKPVDAQEVLKVMAENNYKVQELLKKGIPRIPEERKCGCADVLKTMFV
- a CDS encoding RNA-guided endonuclease InsQ/TnpB family protein, with protein sequence MRTSVAVNRIWVGQRPIHPTDIPLGIINTNYMQTLINFVVVVIIMCGIKLTQTFKLMKPNKRKRELLDATIERFKECVNAWISEIEQLGEYPTRKNVHSFAYKKIREQFKDLHSNVVQEAMNRAIEVYRAWLKTKGQKPVFTADVVSFKNVDVKIDRHFINVPLINKERVWLPMHVPKKLRKFLKMKHGRVQISKVDDEYYAQISFEVPEPKPYEPKGWLGVDIGINHIVVISDDKGKINKFYDNAIAWKKSVEYRRARLQFLKDKRTKKGAWRILKRLSHKEKNKMAYINHKIAKEIVELAKHYHYGIAIENLKGIRHHYNAKRHRKRLHKWAYGDLIDKIVYKAKLNGVPVVFVDPRNTSRTCSKCGYLVEKGVKGRWFRCPKCGFQLDRDLNAARNIAKRAFRLAPWGASSSQRRW
- the nucS gene encoding endonuclease NucS, which produces MPKVELRENPSPEEIKLLVDSAVSSEGVLTIFARCRVHYDGRAKSELGPGDRVIIVKPDGSFLIHQKEKREPVNWQPPGSVVRLELREKPVLVSVRRKPRETLEVELEEVYLITVFHAEDYEELALTGSEAEMAELIFENPEVIEPGFKPLYREKPIKHGIVDVLGVDKDGNLVVLELKRRRADLHAVSQLKRYVETLREEHENVRGILVAPSLTSGAKKLLEKEGLEFRKLEPPKRGRKSRGKQLKLF
- a CDS encoding DUF473 domain-containing protein, giving the protein MEAVILAGIARRVLDELLRNPYRTIELRSARNVLAIEEAIDEALRLFLTYDPFDDVSTGTEGLLAELIEAKELETRVPWEESDEREITVCRAKVKLVGLGRVVEVERRDGILVARVRELFPHEMSMG